tttatttaatgtggtcttaaaactttaactcaatgtgcaatattatctttgaatttttatctattcaatatgattcttagatttttagtacatgtttaatttagtcattgaattatataaaactATTCAATGTTGTCAATTAATGGaagaataatattaaaaatattcatataGTTGAGGGATTAAATTGAACGATTACCAAAAATCTAGAgatcaaactaaaaattcaaaaactatatTACACGTTAAagtaaaatttagaaatcataccgaacaaatttaaagtttagagtctatattatatattaaattaaaattcagaaatcatttgTATCATCTTCCCTTGTAACTACAAACGTTGTTGGGCACGATATATCGGATTAACCAATTATTTGCACGAATTGGGACGGTCGCCCCCAAagatcgaaaagaaaagaagctccACTCGAAATTTGCCAGCACTATCCCCTCCCCCAAACGCCCCCAAACTTGAAAGCCAAACCAAATGTCGCCATCGGCGCCAATTTCCTTCCCACATTTCAAACCTTTTCCCCGAGATCGTGCAGCCATGGCCGCTTCAGGAAAACTCCCATGCACGGCGAGGTAGTCTGTAAAAGTTAGGGCTTTTCCTCCTCCCCGAGAccgcaagaagaagaagaagaagaagatgaaccaGGGCGATCTCCACAAGGTATGGGAAATCAAGGCCCTGAAGAGGAAGCCTGCGGAAGACGAGGCCCGGAAGATCCTCGACCGGATCGCCCACCAGGTTCAACCCATCATGCGCAAGCGCCGGTGGAGGGTGAAGCTTCTCTCCGAGTTCTGGTACGATTTCGCTGCTTTCCCGCGGTAGCGTTCCGATGCCCTAGAATGCCAAATGGCGTACCTTTGATTGACGAGCGAGTGATTGCCGATTGAGAATTTGTGTGGGGTGGTAGCCTGTGTATGTGGGTCGTGTGGAATTCTGAATCGCTTTTCTTGATCCGTAGGAGGTATGATTCGTTATGATGAATGCGTGGTGTTAATTGCAGTCCAACGAATGGGCGTCTCCTGGGTTTGAATGTGGGTCGTGGGGTGCACGTGAAGTTGAGGCTTCGCAGGCCGAATAGAGACGGTGATTTCTATCCTTATGATCAAGTCCTCGACACGATGCTTCATGAGCTCTGCCACAATGCGCACGGCCCTCATGATGCCAAGTTCTACAAGCTCTGGGATGAACTTAGAAAGGTCGGTCGTCAGAAAAGTTTCTGTGTCCTTTCAGGTTATTAGGATAGATGCACTATATTCTGACATGTACTTGGTGGTTTGGGCATCGTGCATTGTGCTGTCACAATGCCCTCACTTATATTCTAGTCTACTTGATATACATTGCGATGCCAATCACAGGAGTGCGAGGAGTTGATGGCCAAGGGAATAACAGGCACCGGCCAGGGTTTTGATCTTCCCGGTAGGCGTATTGGCGGTTTCTCTAAACAGCCACCTATTTCATCACTACGGCAAACTTCTCTGGCTGCTGCAGAGAGGAGAGCAGTTTTGGGTTCGCTCCTACCATCTGGACCAAAGCGTCTTGGCGGTGATACTAGCATCATGGTACTTAGTCCAGCACAAGCAGCTGCGATGGCTGCAGAAAGGAGACTGCAGGATGACATCTGGTGTGGTTCTCAATTGGAAGATGGCGGGGATAGAGAAAGTAACCCTGATATTCTGCGAAATATTGAGAATGAAATTGAAACCCCTGGAATATCCCGGCTTGATAATGCAGGAAGCCAAGCTTCGGATTTGATCTCTCGGAAAAGATTTCGTGATTTGAATGAAGCTTCAGCTTCAAAATCATCCAGCAGTAATGTGGATCAGAATTATGTGGATTTAACAGGGAATGATGAGACATGTGGGGCAGCAGATGATCTTAGCTGTGCACATCagagaagaaaatttgaatCAGATAATGTATTGCATTCTAAATCCAAATGTCATTTGGGGAATGCTTCATCTAGTATGCCATCCAATCTGACTTCTCAACCAGGGCTTAAGGGCACTACTAAAGATCCTTCAATTGAGCTCCTTATGTGGGCATGTGGAATATGCACTTTATTAAATCCCGTGAGTATTATGAATTGTAAATGAATGCCAATGGTTGATTTATTAGATATATTGTTCTGTGTTGTTTTGATACTTTCAGTCTTTTCATATTTGCATGTTTCtccttataatttttttttccctgtctGTTAGATCGATCAATCTCAATTTGTTTTCTTCCTTGCGGTTGAAGGTTGCATGTGCAGTTGCACTTCTCTTTTCCTTGCCCATCATTTGGTATTAAAACTACTCATAGTTGCTAGATGTGTTAAAAGGTTTTGCTTTACAAGCTGTTTCCTTGTTGGTTCACTCAAAGATTTGGCTTCATCTGAAAGTGTGAATAGGATATAAacctaaaagattaattgaAGCTCTGTAACTTGTTTGCACCCCAATGTGACTTTACGTAACTTTATTACATAATGCAGTCAATAAAGTTTTATTGAGGTGTGACTAGCATTGCCTCATTTTCATCACATCAACCAGATTTATGGGAAATCTATCTCTTTTGCTTCATCCCTTCTATAACTCTTGTATAACTTGTGCATTTGGCTTTATTTATCATGGTTTCGTGCAGCCACTTGCTCCAATCTGTAAGGTTTGTGGTTCGGAAAGGCTCAAGGATGAGGGCCCCAAATTTAAGTCCTGGTCCTGTAAATTCTGCACGTTGGATAACAGTGTCGAGTTAGAGAGATGTTCAGCTTGTGAGCAGTGGAGATATTCACATGGGTCTCCAGTGTCAGCAAGAGCACCATGTCGGGGTGATTGAGAGAGTATGTCATGTTGGCGGTATTCCAGATCCTACTTTCTACTGGGAGGTAATTGTTGTGCACTCTTCTGTCTGTGTTATGGCCAAGCAACGTGAATAGCCAACACTTAGCTATACAATCACCGTTTTTTCCCAGAATTTGTGTATATATAGATTCGAGGAGAGTGATTTTGTGCCTACTCTTGCtttgaataaaaaaggaagcaaTATGGAAGATGTACACTAATGAGAGATCCAACAGCTAGGTCGGCACAGTTTTATTTGCAGCATGAGTAATCTGAGCTGATGTTTCCTACTGGAAAACTGTAAGACCAAAGTGGTCCAGGCAGAGACTTAGAAGTGTTATTTAGTATGAAACTGGTGGTGGATAAaagattttataaatattaaaaagtcaATAGTGAATTTGATCTATGACTCTGGCTAAAAGTTGGACTGTGTTTGTGTTCTTCCGACTTATTGAAGCTCCATTTATTCAAGATTTTTAGATTGCCAATTGATTTTTGTAAGTTTGAAAGGTTGGCTTGGCATCCTTTCAGCTTATGCATAAGAATAAAAGCTACTAACTTATGATAGAACTAGACTTAAGAGCAAAGTGATTTTCCATTCCATTGTCAATATGGCTGCAACTTAAAATTCACgagattaaaaattatccacattttAATCATAGCTCCTGCATATGATTATTGTGATAATGAGGTGCTCTATTGTTGAAGATCAGCAAAATTTATGTGCTGGTGTGCGGATTCTCAGATTCAGTTCCTTTAAAAGAGGGAAAGGAAAGTAATTTGAGAATCTTATGCCTCCAAATTCATTTCTTGCACGAGAACTCTGGGAAATAAGACAAtgtcaagtttgtttttttctgaATACCCTGTCGCTAGATAGATAGATGGCATGAGTTCTGCCTGATGGTCGTATATGGCTGCTTCAGcagctttttctttgttctATAAATGGATTTATGCTACTTCAGCACGTTTTTATTTGGTCAGAGCTGCTTCAGCACTTTGAAGAGGCATCTCTTATTCATTGATTGAGCCAGGCCCCAAAAGAAGACATAAACCATTAATTTCACTTACAATACTAGATGTATGGACTAAGAAGAATAATTTGAGATAGCTCTGGCTTATTATGAGAGGCTGTGCATGAGAAGTGTATAAAAGCTAGTTTTCACAGTAAGAAGATGACGAGTTTTCACTGATCATTAATTAGAGCATCTTGTGCTTTATTAGGAATTAATGAAACATTGCTGTGCTTGTCAATGTTATTGATAAGATACTTTTCCAAACTTTAGCATTCCAATGCTATTTAGAAATATTGACATTTTTGCAGCCGTCTCTGTCATAATTTGATGGCGGTCTCAGTGAATGCCATAGTTTACTGAAGCATGGTCAATGCAGATCCTGTACATCCAGAGTCATGCTGCTGATAATGGGTCCAATTGTTCAGGCCCGTGCAGAAGTTGCCTTTCACGATAGGGATCTTGGCTTGAAGGAGCTATTGATTGACTGGCAAAGAGAGTGACTTCAGAGTTCAGATCTCTCATTAACATTAGGCCCACATGTAGATAAAAGGTATCAGTTTTGAGAGGTCATCATCTCATGAAGATGCACAAAAGCTTTAGCCAAATTGTGAGTGCACCTGTcacatcaccacatcaccacATCACATGACTCATGGcttgttgatatttctttttcatcttcacGTTAACATATAAATTGCTTCAGTGTGTTGGGCCTTTTGCTTAATTGAAAAT
The window above is part of the Eucalyptus grandis isolate ANBG69807.140 chromosome 6, ASM1654582v1, whole genome shotgun sequence genome. Proteins encoded here:
- the LOC104449138 gene encoding DNA-dependent metalloprotease WSS1 isoform X1, whose amino-acid sequence is MNQGDLHKVWEIKALKRKPAEDEARKILDRIAHQVQPIMRKRRWRVKLLSEFCPTNGRLLGLNVGRGVHVKLRLRRPNRDGDFYPYDQVLDTMLHELCHNAHGPHDAKFYKLWDELRKECEELMAKGITGTGQGFDLPGRRIGGFSKQPPISSLRQTSLAAAERRAVLGSLLPSGPKRLGGDTSIMVLSPAQAAAMAAERRLQDDIWCGSQLEDGGDRESNPDILRNIENEIETPGISRLDNAGSQASDLISRKRFRDLNEASASKSSSSNVDQNYVDLTGNDETCGAADDLSCAHQRRKFESDNVLHSKSKCHLGNASSSMPSNLTSQPGLKGTTKDPSIELLMWACGICTLLNPPLAPICKVCGSERLKDEGPKFKSWSCKFCTLDNSVELERCSACEQWRYSHGSPVSARAPCRGD
- the LOC104449138 gene encoding uncharacterized protein LOC104449138 isoform X2, coding for MRGVNCSPTNGRLLGLNVGRGVHVKLRLRRPNRDGDFYPYDQVLDTMLHELCHNAHGPHDAKFYKLWDELRKECEELMAKGITGTGQGFDLPGRRIGGFSKQPPISSLRQTSLAAAERRAVLGSLLPSGPKRLGGDTSIMVLSPAQAAAMAAERRLQDDIWCGSQLEDGGDRESNPDILRNIENEIETPGISRLDNAGSQASDLISRKRFRDLNEASASKSSSSNVDQNYVDLTGNDETCGAADDLSCAHQRRKFESDNVLHSKSKCHLGNASSSMPSNLTSQPGLKGTTKDPSIELLMWACGICTLLNPPLAPICKVCGSERLKDEGPKFKSWSCKFCTLDNSVELERCSACEQWRYSHGSPVSARAPCRGD